TTACATAGTAAGACCGGGAGATACCTTAAGCTCAATAGCCCGTCGCTATCGCACCAGCGTTGAAATCCTGATGCACGCTAATTGCCTTTCCTCACCTTACATCATTCAGGGCCAAAAGCTCTACGTTCCGCCTTTCCCCCCCACTCCCACACCTGTTCCCACAATTCCCGTAATCTGCATTCCTCCGTATGGATGGAAACCTTATATAGTTCAGCCTGGCGATACCCTCTACTCTTTAGCTGCCAGGTTCAGAACCACAGTTCAAGCCATAATGCGAGCCAATTGTCTGCGCCGCTATTACCTTTATGCCGGCGAAATCCTCTATCTTCCTCCTATTCCTACTCCCACACCAACTCCCACTCGAAGGCCTTCTCCAACTCCAACCCGCACTCCCACAGTTACCATAACCCCAACTTTTACCCCAGTACCAATGCCAACTCCTTCTCCTGAACCCACTATACTTCCTACTCCTACGCCTACAGAAACCCCATCACCCGAGCCCTCTTTAACTCCCACCCCTTCATGGACCCCAACGCCTCCTCTCACTCCGACCCCTTCAGAAACTCCCGCACCTTAGTTTTTCCTGTCCATGACCTCAGAGGAGGAGGCCAGAGGGCTGGACCACGAACGAAATTTCGGCTATTTGCCCCGCCACCAGTCTTTCCGAGAACGAGGGTCCATGAAAGAACCAGCGTCCCTTATCGCCACTTTTATCTCGCTCCCGCGGGCTGTGGCAAAAGGCTGCTTTTTCCCTAAAGCCGGAAGGTAATACCTGCCCTGGGAATTCATCTCCCTGTAAAGGGCCACCAGGTTCGGATCAACGCATATATCTTCCAGATGAAGGGCATATCCTTCTGCAACGGTGTCCTTTCTCGTGTAAACCAGGGTGATCCTGGTTTCTTCAGCGTAGAGGACAAGAGCCGAGTAGCCCGGATAAATCTCGTAGCCCGAATAGGGCAAATGGATTAACTCTCTTGGCGTTGTCTTCATGCCCAAAAGTGTTACATCCCAGGTCATAATGGGCTCTCCCCTGCGGTTATTGGCCCAATCCCAATCGTAAACCCTGTATCCACCCACAAAATCCGGAACCCGGTCGTCCTGGAATAAGCCGTATAGCTGAGGAGCATTGGGATCTATGTCACCACCGTAATCCACAAGCCCAAGGTAAGCATAGGGGTTAACTATGTAACCCCTCACTGCCAAGTTCAAATCGGGGTGTTCGGAGGCCGGGATATGAGGGTGAGGAGGTGAGGCAGGAATCGTGCTATAAGAAGCTCCAGGGATTGGCCTGCAGGGTTCGCTTTTGGCCACCAAGGGTAGAAAGACAAAATGGGAAAACTCCCCTTGCTTTATAGAGGAAGCCCGGCCTTCAGCGAAAGTTTGCCGGGAAACGTCATAGCTTGTTAAAGCCAGAGAGGCCATTAGGGCACAGAGCCACAGAACTCGCCTCATTGGCTACCCCTATCTTGCGGAGAATTTTCAGGCCGGAAACTCCACTCCAAGCTCCTGGGCTATAGCTTTAAGGTTCGCCACCACTTTCTTGTCAAGGGGGATTCCTTCCCGGGCAAGCCGTTCGGCGGCTTCAAACTCTTTTTCTCCATGGATGTAAATGCGAGTCTGACCCTCAGCTTTAGGAGATTCCTTGAGGCGCTGGATAAGGTCATCCATAGCTGCTTTGAACTCATCCAAAGGCCTGAAAACATCGATCCGGAGGGCTCCGAAAAAGTGACCTATGTTGGATGGTAAAGGTCGGCCCTGCGCGTCTCTGGGATAAACTAAGTCGGCGTAGGCAGCTCCGGAGAGGACGCCGCAAAATATGTCCACTGCAAGGGCAAGGCCATACCCTTTGTGTCCACCCATTTCCTCCCCTGCGCCCCCAAGAGGAAGGAGCCCGCCTCCTCGTCGCTCCGTCAGATTTTTGAGGACAAGGCTGGGATCATCAGTAGGCAATCCTTTTTCGTCTGTAGCCCATCCCAGGGGCATTTTCTTCCCGAGCCTTTCATAAACTTCCAGTTTTCCCCTGGGAACAGCGCTGGTGGCCATGTCCAGCACGAAGGGGCGTTCTTTCCCAGCTGGCACAGCTATACTTATGGGATTGGTCCCCAACATCGCTTTCCGCCCGAAAGTGGGCACTACCAGAACATCCGCATTGGTGGAGGATATACCGATGAGGTCGTGCTCCAGGGCCATCATAGAGTAGTAGCCGGCGATACCATAGTGGTTGGAATTACGAACGGCTACAAGGCCAACGCCGTGCTCCAGGGCCTTTTGAATTGCCAGCTTCATGGCTCTGTAGCTTACCGGCTGCCCGAGTCCAGCATCGGCATCTATAGTGGCGGTGATGGCTGTTTCCCGCACAATTTTGATTTCAGGCCGGGCTTTCATCATACCGGTTTTGAGACCATTTACGTAACGGGGCATCCGAGCGACACCGTGCGAGAATATACCCCTTAAATCCGCTACCACTAAAACGTCAGCGGTTATAATGGCATCTTCTTCAGGAACGCCAAGCTTCATGAACACTTCTTGGCAGAAGGCTTTGAGTGGTTCGGCCTTTACAATTGCTCCAATGTCTTCGGGCCTTATTTCTTCCATGGCGTACCTCCCTAATTAAGGGGTTTCCAAGCGCTTGGCTGAAGCAAGCCTTTTCTCATATTGCTTGCGGTAGAATTCCATGTATTCCCCACTTTTGATTTTCCGCCACCACCACTGGTTCTCCACATACCAACGTACTGTCTCCGCCAGGGCTTCTTCAAAGTCATAACGCGGACGCCACCCCAACGTCCTTATCCTGGTGCAATCAAGGGAATAGCGACGGTCGTGACCAGGGCGGTCCTCTACGAAGCAAATAAGGCTTTCGGGTTTGTTGAGAAGCTTGAGGATACGGCGCGTTAACTCTAAATTTGTTAGCTCGTTTCCGGCACCAACGTTGTAGATTTCGCCGGGGCTTCCTTGGTGCAAAACCAGGTCTATGGCTTCACAGTGATCCAGAACGTAGAGCCAATCCCTGACGTTCAACCCATCACCGTAAAGGGGAAGGGGCTGGTCATCAATGGCATTGGTGATGAAC
The DNA window shown above is from Anaerolineae bacterium and carries:
- a CDS encoding LysM peptidoglycan-binding domain-containing protein; its protein translation is MEGRGFQLIAGVAFVAFIILTIAIAFLLSSQEQFYPTAPPSPGATPTVPIASPTPSPEATPIVPVTSPTPSPTFTPTLPPTFTPAPYCPPPYGWSIYIVRPGDTLSSIARRYRTSVEILMHANCLSSPYIIQGQKLYVPPFPPTPTPVPTIPVICIPPYGWKPYIVQPGDTLYSLAARFRTTVQAIMRANCLRRYYLYAGEILYLPPIPTPTPTPTRRPSPTPTRTPTVTITPTFTPVPMPTPSPEPTILPTPTPTETPSPEPSLTPTPSWTPTPPLTPTPSETPAP
- a CDS encoding Ldh family oxidoreductase; the protein is MEEIRPEDIGAIVKAEPLKAFCQEVFMKLGVPEEDAIITADVLVVADLRGIFSHGVARMPRYVNGLKTGMMKARPEIKIVRETAITATIDADAGLGQPVSYRAMKLAIQKALEHGVGLVAVRNSNHYGIAGYYSMMALEHDLIGISSTNADVLVVPTFGRKAMLGTNPISIAVPAGKERPFVLDMATSAVPRGKLEVYERLGKKMPLGWATDEKGLPTDDPSLVLKNLTERRGGGLLPLGGAGEEMGGHKGYGLALAVDIFCGVLSGAAYADLVYPRDAQGRPLPSNIGHFFGALRIDVFRPLDEFKAAMDDLIQRLKESPKAEGQTRIYIHGEKEFEAAERLAREGIPLDKKVVANLKAIAQELGVEFPA